The following are from one region of the Halalkalicoccus subterraneus genome:
- a CDS encoding quinone-dependent dihydroorotate dehydrogenase, whose protein sequence is MSLYSLLRPLLFRLPAETAHTTITTLLAGAQRTPATALTRRHYQIDDPRLSMSLFGQYFPNPVGVAAGFDKNGEFPLALEALGFGHLEIGGVTADPQAGNPTPRMFRLPEDDAIVNRMGFNNDGADRVGARLGRANRPEIPIGVNIGKSKATPPECAPEDYRYTYRRLAEHGDFFVVNVSSPNTPGLRDLQGKDHLQGILTTLRDAGASPLLVKLSPDLTKRAIEDIIGVVTDLDLDGIVATNTSTERPKGLRGKHRRETGGLSGRPIEPRSTDVIRFIAERTDVPIVGVGGVFTAEDAYRKVRAGASLVQLYTGLIYRGPSIAREINGELLALLERDGFDSVEDAVGADLE, encoded by the coding sequence ATGTCGCTTTACTCCCTCCTCCGACCCCTGTTGTTCCGACTACCGGCGGAAACTGCCCATACGACGATCACGACGCTGCTCGCCGGCGCGCAGCGAACGCCGGCAACGGCACTCACCCGCAGGCACTATCAGATCGACGACCCGCGGCTGTCTATGTCCCTGTTCGGTCAGTACTTCCCGAATCCGGTGGGAGTCGCAGCCGGCTTCGATAAAAACGGCGAGTTCCCTCTCGCGCTCGAAGCGCTCGGCTTCGGTCACCTCGAAATCGGTGGCGTGACCGCCGACCCACAGGCTGGCAACCCGACACCGAGGATGTTTCGCCTCCCCGAGGACGACGCCATCGTGAACCGAATGGGTTTCAACAACGACGGGGCCGACCGTGTGGGAGCACGGCTCGGTCGAGCGAACCGCCCCGAGATCCCGATAGGGGTGAACATCGGCAAGTCGAAGGCGACACCGCCCGAGTGCGCCCCAGAGGACTACCGCTATACGTATCGACGACTCGCCGAACACGGCGATTTCTTCGTCGTCAACGTCTCGAGCCCGAACACTCCCGGACTGCGGGATCTCCAGGGAAAGGACCACCTCCAAGGAATCCTTACGACACTTCGGGACGCCGGTGCGAGCCCCCTACTGGTCAAGCTCTCGCCGGACCTCACTAAGCGGGCGATCGAGGACATCATCGGCGTCGTCACTGACCTCGATCTCGACGGTATCGTCGCGACCAACACATCAACGGAGCGGCCCAAGGGGCTCCGCGGAAAACACCGTAGGGAGACGGGCGGCCTTTCAGGTCGTCCGATCGAACCCCGATCGACTGACGTGATCCGCTTTATCGCCGAGCGAACCGACGTTCCGATCGTCGGCGTCGGCGGCGTCTTCACCGCCGAGGACGCCTACCGCAAGGTCCGCGCGGGCGCGAGCCTCGTGCAACTGTACACGGGCCTGATCTATCGGGGCCCCTCGATCGCCCGCGAAATCAACGGGGAACTACTCGCGCTGCTCGAACGCGACGGGTTCGACTCGGTAGAGGACGCAGTCGGCGCGGACCTCGAATAG
- a CDS encoding non-histone chromosomal MC1 family protein, whose protein sequence is MVREDGKRNFALREDSGDESSVFSGNTPRQAALKAARRLEPASSEDDATRTTLQLREKGTDKVHIYEGWAWEQTAPDDSPGWMPDDITEANVSKQGIEHIEE, encoded by the coding sequence ATGGTCCGCGAAGACGGAAAACGGAACTTCGCCTTGCGCGAAGACAGTGGCGACGAATCGAGCGTGTTCTCGGGTAACACCCCCCGGCAGGCCGCACTGAAAGCCGCCCGTCGGCTCGAGCCTGCGTCCAGCGAGGACGACGCAACACGAACGACCCTCCAACTCCGCGAGAAGGGGACCGACAAGGTCCACATCTACGAGGGTTGGGCGTGGGAACAGACGGCTCCCGACGACAGTCCCGGCTGGATGCCCGACGACATTACCGAGGCGAACGTCTCGAAACAGGGTATCGAGCACATCGAAGAGTAA